The following is a genomic window from Candidatus Melainabacteria bacterium RIFOXYA2_FULL_32_9.
GCAATATTATGTTTATATAATAACTAATTTTAATAATTCTGTTTTGTATACAGGTGTCACAAATGATTTAAAACGAAGAATTTATGAACATAAAAATAAATTAATAGAGGGCTTTTCAAAGAAATACAATTTGAACAAGTTAGTTTATTACGAAATTTTTGAAGATATAGAACCTGCTTTACATCGAGAAAAACAGCTAAAAAAATGGCAAAGACAATGGAAAATAAATATTATTAATGATTTTAACCCTGAATGGGCTGATTTATATACAAAAATTATATGAATCAATCTTATATCACTAAAAATCTGTCATTTTAGGCTT
Proteins encoded in this region:
- a CDS encoding excinuclease ABC subunit C; the encoded protein is MGVNKQYYVYIITNFNNSVLYTGVTNDLKRRIYEHKNKLIEGFSKKYNLNKLVYYEIFEDIEPALHREKQLKKWQRQWKINIINDFNPEWADLYTKII